The following coding sequences lie in one Apus apus isolate bApuApu2 chromosome 16, bApuApu2.pri.cur, whole genome shotgun sequence genomic window:
- the DGCR8 gene encoding microprocessor complex subunit DGCR8 encodes MEKYEHVPPLPKEPAREMNVENHTCPPPLPPNEQPPPPPLQTSSDAEVMDVGSGGDGQSDTPAGDTHSICRTQLLTKGSTCYKSRLIIDPNNSDQSPRTARHAPSVRKFTPDLKLLKDVKISVSFTESCKSKDRKVLYTGIEQDYKADTDFGVNNVNGDLHVCPFGGSNGKAVGIGGENDDKKDDENDIDQEKRVEYAVLDELEDFTDNLMEIDEEGGGFTSKAIVQRDKVDEETLNYSYEDDFDNDVDALLEEGLRAPKTRRLDNEKYGGESDHQSDGETSVQPMMTKIKTVLKSRGRPPTEPLPDGWIMTFHNSGIPVYLHRESRVVTWSRPYFLGTGSIRKHDPPLSSIPCLHYKKMKENEEREQNNDITPNGEVSPVKHLDKSSELDCQAEEPDSTAADSGPLDDKDTSGGDAAQGALGQVKAKVEVCKDESVDLEDFRRYLEKRFDFEQVTVKKFRTWAERRQFNREMKRKQAESERPILPANQKLITLSVQDAPTKKEFVINPNGKSEVCILHEYMQRVLKVRPVYNFFECENPSEPFGASVIIDGVTYGAGTASSKKLAKNKAARATLEILIPDFVKQTSEEKPKDSEELEYFNHISIEDSRVYELTSKAGLLSPYQILHECLKRNHGMGDTSIKFEVIPGKNQKSEYVMTCGKHTVRGWCKNKRVGKQLASQKILQLLHPHVKNWGSLLRMYGRESSKMVKQETSDKSVIELQQYAKKNKPNLHILNKLQEEMKKLAQEREETRKKPKMTIVESAQPGSEPLCTVDV; translated from the exons atggagaaatatGAACATGTACCACCCCTCCCTAAAGAACCTGCAAGAGAAATGAATGTGGAGAATCATACTTGTCCCCCACCTCTGCCGCCTAATGAacagcctccaccacctcccctgCAAACGTCCAGTGACGCAGAGGTAATGGACGTTGGCTCTGGTGGTGATGGACAGTCAGATACCCCTGCTGGGGACACGCACAGTATCTGCAGAACACAGCTTCTCACAAAGGGATCTACCTGCTACAAAAGTCGTCTTATAATAGACCCTAACAATAGTGACCAAAGCCCAAGAACTGCTCGTCATGCACCTTCAGTTCGAAAGTTCACCCCAGATCTTAAGTTACTTAAAGATGTAAAGATTAGTGTTAGCTTTACAGAAAGCTGCAAAAGCAAAGATAGGAAAGTTCTGTACACTGGAATTGAGCAGGATTATAAGGCAGATACAGATTTTGGTGTTAATAATGTCAATGGGGATTTGCATGTTTGTCCTTTTGGTGGTAGTAATGGTAAAGCTGTAGGAATAGGAGGTGAAAATGATGACAAGAAGGATGATGAAAATGATATTGATCAGGAAAAGAGAGTGGAATATGCAGTTCTGGATGAGCTAGAAGATTTTACCGACAATTTGATGGAAATAgatgaagaaggaggaggattCACATCTAAAGCTATCGTTCAAAGAGATAAAGTGGATGAAGAAACCTTGAATTACTCATATGAG GATGACTTTGATAATGATGTGGATGCTCTGCTGGAAGAAGGTCTTCGAGCACCCAAAACAAGGAGACTAGACAATGAGAAATATGGTGGTGAAAGTGATCACCAATCTGATGGAGAAACAAGTGTGCAGCCAATGATGACCAAAATTAAAACTGTACTTAAAA GTCGTGGCCGCCCTCCTACAGAACCTTTGCCAGATGGATGGATCATGACATTCCATAACTCAGGCATTCCTGTATATCTGCACAGAGAATCTAGAGTTGTTACCTGGTCTAGACCTTACTTCTTGGGAACAGGAAGCATAAGG aAACATGATCCTCCCCTTAGTAGCATTCCCTGCTTGCAttacaaaaaaatgaaggagaacGAGGAAAGGGAGCAAAACAATGACATAACCCCAAATGGGGAAGTATCACCTGTAAAGCACCTAGATAAATCTTCAGAACTGGACTGCCAAGCAGAAGAACCAGATTCTACTGCTGCCGATTCTGGGCCTTTAGATGACAAAGACACCTCAGGGGGAGATGCAGCACAAGGAGCCTTAGGACAAGTTAAGGCCAAAGTTGAAGTATGTAAAGATGAATCTGTAG ATCTGGAAGATTTTAGACGCTATCTGGAAAAGCGTTTCGACTTTGAACAagttactgtaaaaaaattcagaacCTGGGCTGAGAGGCGGCAATTCAATCGTGAGATGAAGCGGAAGCAGGCAGAGTCTGAGCGGCCTATTCTGCCTGCCAATCAGAAACTCATTACCTTGTCTGTGCAGGATGCACCTACAAAGAAAG AATTTGTCATTAATCCCAATGGGAAGTCTGAAGTTTGCATACTGCATGAATATATGCAACGAGTCCTAAAGGTTCGCCCTGTTTACAATTTCTTTGAATGTG AGAACCCAAGTGAACCTTTTGGAGCCTCAGTGATTATTGATGGAGTAACTTATGGGGCAGGAACTGCCAGCAGCAAAAAACTTGCCAAGAATAAAGCtg CTCGAGCTACACTGGAAATCCTTATTCCCGACTTTGTTAAACAGACCTCTGAGGAGAAGCCCAAAGACAGTGAAGAACTTGAG TATTTTAACCATATCAGTATTGAGGACTCACGGGTATACGAACTCACCAGTAAAGCTGGACTCTTGTCTCCATATCAAATTCTCCATGAGTGCCTTAAAAG AAACCATGGAATGGGTGATACATCTATAAAGTTTGAAGTGATTCCTGGTAAAAATCAGAAGAGTGAATACGTGATGACTTGTGGCAAGCACACGGTGCGAGGCTGGT gcaaaaataaaagagtGGGGAAGCAATTGGCTTCTCAGAAAATTCTACAGCTACTGCATCCACACGTGAAAAATTGGGGCTCTCTTTTGCGTATGTATGGTAGAGAGAGTAGCAAGATGGTTAAACAG GAAACCTCTGATAAAAGTGTGATAGAACTTCAGCAGTATGCCAAAAAGAACAAGCCAAATCTGCACATCCTGAACAAGTtacaggaagaaatgaaaaaactgGCACAAGAAAGA GAGGAAACACGAAAGAAACCCAAGATGACAATAGTGGAATCAGCTCAGCCTGGTAGTGAACCTCTGTGTACCGTTGATGTGTAA